A genomic window from Montipora capricornis isolate CH-2021 chromosome 8, ASM3666992v2, whole genome shotgun sequence includes:
- the LOC138059706 gene encoding E3 ubiquitin-protein ligase TRIM33-like, with amino-acid sequence MSEGGASGSAEDLEEDSVYMLCGLCKKPPVNTSPKLLPCLHSFCLKCLEERFSEQQQEKAPSTTASLSSSPIPRLKCPTCGQEFLVPPKGVLGFLDNQFVIENLGKLQRKQDNVKRCCTSCEDNSPASSFCLNCSDWLCDACVSAHQRVRVTKDHKIQSEAQYLENSETVDAKPIFCVTHPTESLKLFCANCEKLTCRDCQLLEHKDHKYQFIKEAATSYKDYLRGQLNRLYEQAQPLTESIREVEKAAKSLQEREDSIANEIKKSSEMLVKAVQQRENVLLTELKALVHFKNKLLSKQNKDLRLMQKILQHNYGFTRHVLKNGSDMGLLYSKRQLSSRIQNLLSLKYNVLPVAHSDLKFSAETEKLCSVISKLGSVMTPADRTNTTGNSSRPDASFRGLSYANSYTAAPSTSLPSSNRPVSSRPNPIEALSAVNKRLGTPNSHSYLMSKYPGSLQAAIVHPSGASVIANGKIGVVPANSVSRPPLMSSVQSGTYSHPVKSGNGITSNSLPFTPRSSAVTMSSSLRSLSPPRQMRNGNTLPLRHFQDIGSKIRKSPPPQPPRPSSNGSNCSHHSVSPSSDSSSTSFSKQNGLEANTSATDLPTQVLKGATSPPGTADPLVPPAVSLLDSAPKRNGNSQVGSAEASPPLPKLLPVKRSLSSQGLPEPVKSPVSSSPPPVVKVKQEKLESPMEYLPCQESLKKQQDDATSGESGIDETGSNDDWCAVCRNGGELLCCDTCPRVFHLQCHVPSLTSTPSDNWSCGLCQEVDWTALRQKDHEIVLPGNKRRTSISGLTECEKKACEKMLLELLCHTDSIPFQQKVSKSVPNYYKVIVHPMDLSNIRAKLQTQNFAHYQTFHDFVADCRLIFENCAIFNEATSEVGKMGSNLEVYFNNVLKKYMPNYFEPSYEPKAKRKKDDARMFILNQ; translated from the exons ATGAGCGAAGGAGGTGCGTCTGGAAGTGCCGAAGATCTTGAAGAAGACTCCGTATATATGTTGTGCGGGCTTTGCAAAAAGCCACCGGTCAACACGAGTCCCAAGCTTCTTCCTTGTCTTCATTCGTTTTGTTTAAAATGCCTAGAGGAGCGTTTCTCTGAACAACAGCAAGAAAAAGCGCCTTCAACAACGGCAAGTTTATCTTCTAGCCCGATTCCAAGGTTAAAATGCCCGACATGCGGACAGGAGTTTCTAGTTCCACCGAAAGGAGTTCTCGGGTTCCTGGATAACCAATTCGTTATAGAAAACCTGGGCAAACTTCAGCGAAAACAGGACAATGTAAAGCGATGTTGCACTTCTTGCGAGGACAACAGCCCTGCTTCTTCTTTCTGTCTAAACTGTAGCGACTGGCTCTGCGATGCTTGTGTTTCGGCTCATCAGAGGGTGAGAGTTACAAAAGACCACAAGATACAATCCGAAGCGCAGTATTTGGAAAATTCGGAAACCGTGGACGCGAAGCCCATTTTTTGTGTTACACATCCGACGGAATCCTTGAAGCTCTTTTGCGCAAATTGCGAGAAATTGACTTGCCGGGATTGCCAACTTCTTGAACATAAAGATCACAAATATCAGTTTATTAAGGAAGCGGCGACGAGTTACAAAGACTATCTTAGGGGACAGCTGAATCGTTTATATGAACAAGCACAGCCTCTAACAGAATCAATTCGAGAGGTAGAGAAAGCCGCCAAAAGTTTACAAGAACGCGAAGACAGCATAGCAAATGAGATTAAAAAGTCCTCGGAAATGCTTGTCAAGGCAGTGCAACAAAGGGAAAATGTGCTGTTAACAGAGTTAAAGGCCCTAGTGCATTTTAAAAACAAGCTTCTGTCCAAGCAGAACAAGGATCTCAGGTTGATGCAAAAGATCTTACAACACAATTACGGTTTCACAAGGCACGTTTTGAAAAATGGTAGTGATATGGGATTGTTGTATAGCAAACGCCAACTTAGTTCAAGAATTCAAAATTTATTAAGTCTGAAATACAATGTACTTCCAGTTGCACACAGTGATTTGAAATTTTCTGCTGAAACAGAGAAACTGTGTTCTGTGATCTCAAAACTTGGGAGTGTAATGACCCCAGCTGACCGGACGAATACTACTGGTAATTCAAGTAGACCTGATGCTTCGTTTCGTGGTTTATCGTATGCTAATAGCTATACAGCAGCTCCCTCCACCTCCCTTCCCTCTAGTAACCGTCCAGTCAGCTCGCGACCAAACCCCATTGAAGCCCTTTCAGCTGTAAACAAGCGATTGGGAACACCAAACAGCCATTCCTACTTGATGTCCAAATACCCTGGATCGCTTCAAGCTGCAATTGTTCACCCGTCGGGTGCTAGCGTGATAGCAAATGGCAAAATCGGAGTAGTACCAGCGAACAGTGTTTCTCGACCTCCTCTAATGAGCTCTGTACAGTCAGGCACATATAGTCATCCTGTTAAATCAGGAAATGGCATAACCAGCAATAGCCTTCCCTTTACTCCACGGAGTTCAGCTGTCACTATGTCATCAAGTCTCAGAAGTTTGTCACCTCCGCGTCAAATGCGAAATGGCAATACCCTTCCATTACGACATTTTCAAGACATCGGAAGTAAAATTAGGAAATCACCGCCTCCTCAGCCACCAAGACCATCAAGTAATGGCAGTAATTGTAGCCATCACAGTGTTTCTCCATCCAGTGATTCATCCTCTACTTCTTTTTCTAAACAGAATGGCTTGGAAGCAAATACCTCTGCCACAGACTTGCCAACCCAAGTCTTGAAAG GTGCGACATCACCCCCTGGCACAGCAGACCCTTTAGTACCACCAGCTGTTTCTTTGCTCGATTCTGCTCCAAAGAGAAACGGTAACTCCCAGGTTGGATCTGCAGAGGCATCTCCTCCATTACCTAAACTGCTTCCTGTGAAAAGAAGTCTCAGTTCTCAAGGTTTACCAGAGCCTGTTAAGTCCCCTGTTTCATCTTCGCCACCTCCTGTTGTTAAAGTCAAGCAAGAAAAGCTGGAATCCCCTATGGAATATTTACCTTGTCAAGAATCCCTCAAAAAG CAGCAAGATGATGCTACTAGTGGAGAAAGTGGAATTGATGAAACTGGTTCAAATGATGACTGGTGTGCTGTTTGCCGTAACGGTGGTGAACTCTTATGCTGTGACACTTGCCCACGTGTTTTCCACTTGCAGTGTCATGTTCCTTCTTTAACTAGCACTCCAAG TGACAACTGGAGCTGTGGTTTATGTCAAGAAGTGGACTGGACTGCCCTTCGACAGAAAG ATCATGAAATAGTTCTACCAGGAAACAAAAGGCGGACCTCAATCAGTGGTTTAACAGAATGTGAAAAGAAG GCTTGTGAAAAGATGCTGCTGGAGCTGTTGTGTCACACGGATAGCATCCCATTTCAACAGAAAGTTAGCAAATCT GTTCCTAATTACTACAAAGTGATTGTGCATCCCATGGATTTGTCCAATATCCGTGCCAAGCTCCAGACACAGAATTTTGCACACTATCAAACTTTCCATGATTTTGTAGCAGACTGCCGCCTTATCTTCGAAAACTGTGCGATATTTAATGAA gcAACCTCAGAAGTTGGCAAGATGGGCAGCAACCTCGAGGTCTACTTTAACAATGTACTGAAGAAATATATGCCGAATTATTTCGAGCCATCTTATGAACCAAAGGCCAAGAGAAAGAAAGATGATGCAAGGATGTTTATACTGAACCAGTGA